Proteins found in one Nostoc sp. NIES-3756 genomic segment:
- a CDS encoding pre-peptidase C-terminal domain-containing protein, whose amino-acid sequence MPSPYSGFPDPGSTIGNALDTSSYIGGSLTSTPNIFQNSVSSSDTLDLYKFTVSSSSIVSVNLDGLTSDANLALLDSNGNTITGYSSNQLGTTPESLRANLVAGTYYARVSFGSGSTTNYNLSLAAETILESGRSDNTRSTAFDIGTFSNINTSYSTNDFVANTNLSYAVIDNIDFYKFTASNSGTINITLSGLGADADLELRNASGTLQSNIQTGTTLESVSYSLTAGLPYYARVVAKNGNSTNYNLQFNFVSDPVDNAGNTTATSRNINTLTSTPANYSDFVSGADSLDYYRFDLTSTALLDINLTPATADANLQLLDSSGNGIVASNQSGTAQDFIKRSLLAGTYYILVTPGAGAATNYTLSASATPIAADQAPGTRATARNIGTLSSNQTFNDFVGTIDGNDWYGFSLNNNGAFNLTLTGLTDNADVELVDNNGVLIQRSSLTGIANETINTNLNAGTYFIRVYPSAAAEAFYSLNVSATLQAQTLEIRAGSASSDPSNLTALGSTLYFTANDGSNGVQLWSSNGTTNTRLTSINPSGFNPANLTVYNNKLYFTANDGTTGTELWVYDGQNVQRISDINPNAGSSNPANLTVAGNNLFFTADNGTGRQLWGYNNTTGFTQLNSFSGGSISNPANLTNLNGQLYFTAYNPTFGNELWTSNGTQAGTQVIDVRVGGLSSSPGNLTAAGSRLYFTATDSINGTEVWKYEAGQASLVKDVTPGNNGFGPDNLIAVGSNLYFVTDSNNDFQQELWKTDGTSGGTIQVSGSITGVGGFNFKAIADTLYFTAYSAANGLELWKSDNSGTALVKDIWVGSEPNSSLPTSLVNFNGSLYFAASDGTSRELWSSDGTDVGTRKVSNINTTGNANPAHLTVVGTRLFFTATTGANGTELWVI is encoded by the coding sequence ATGCCAAGCCCTTATTCAGGATTCCCCGACCCAGGAAGTACAATAGGCAATGCTTTAGACACTTCATCTTACATTGGTGGCTCTCTCACTAGCACACCTAATATATTTCAAAATAGTGTTAGTAGCTCTGACACCCTTGATTTATATAAATTTACTGTTAGTAGCTCTAGTATTGTTAGCGTAAATTTGGATGGCTTAACTAGCGATGCAAATTTAGCTTTACTAGACAGTAATGGAAATACTATTACTGGTTATAGTTCTAACCAATTAGGTACTACACCAGAATCACTACGTGCTAACTTAGTCGCTGGTACATACTATGCTAGAGTTTCCTTTGGTAGTGGGAGTACGACTAATTATAATCTTAGTCTGGCAGCAGAAACTATCCTAGAAAGTGGACGTTCTGATAATACTAGGTCAACAGCATTTGATATTGGTACATTCAGTAACATCAACACTAGCTACAGCACTAATGATTTTGTCGCTAATACTAACCTCAGTTATGCTGTCATAGATAATATTGACTTTTATAAATTTACCGCCAGCAACTCTGGTACTATTAACATTACTCTAAGTGGTTTAGGAGCAGATGCTGATCTAGAGTTGCGGAATGCTTCTGGAACCCTTCAAAGTAATATTCAAACAGGTACTACATTAGAATCGGTCAGCTACAGCCTAACTGCTGGGTTGCCATACTATGCGCGAGTAGTTGCTAAAAACGGAAATTCTACCAACTACAATTTGCAGTTTAACTTTGTTTCAGACCCGGTAGATAATGCAGGTAACACTACAGCCACATCTCGCAATATTAATACCTTAACTTCTACCCCAGCAAATTATTCAGACTTTGTTAGTGGTGCTGATAGCTTAGATTATTATCGTTTTGATTTAACTTCTACTGCTTTGCTTGATATCAACTTAACACCAGCAACAGCAGATGCAAATTTACAGTTACTTGATTCTTCTGGTAACGGTATTGTAGCTTCCAACCAGTCAGGAACCGCTCAAGATTTTATCAAGCGTAGTTTGCTTGCAGGTACTTATTATATCCTTGTCACCCCTGGTGCAGGGGCGGCAACTAACTACACCCTCAGCGCATCAGCTACACCCATAGCCGCAGATCAAGCACCCGGTACTAGAGCAACTGCACGAAACATTGGCACACTAAGCAGTAATCAAACTTTCAATGATTTTGTTGGCACTATCGATGGTAATGATTGGTATGGTTTTAGTCTCAACAATAATGGTGCGTTTAACTTAACTCTTACTGGCTTGACAGATAACGCAGATGTCGAACTGGTTGATAATAACGGAGTTCTCATTCAGAGATCAAGTTTAACGGGAATTGCCAATGAAACAATCAACACTAACCTCAATGCAGGCACTTATTTCATTCGTGTCTATCCATCTGCTGCTGCTGAGGCTTTCTACAGCCTAAACGTATCAGCTACACTACAAGCTCAGACACTGGAGATTCGTGCAGGTTCTGCTAGTTCTGACCCAAGTAACCTAACAGCATTAGGCAGCACATTGTACTTTACAGCTAATGACGGTAGTAATGGCGTTCAATTGTGGAGTAGTAATGGCACTACTAACACTCGCCTTACCAGCATTAACCCTAGTGGTTTCAATCCAGCTAACCTGACTGTTTATAATAACAAGCTGTATTTCACTGCCAATGACGGCACAACAGGTACAGAACTTTGGGTGTACGACGGCCAAAATGTGCAGAGAATCAGTGATATTAATCCTAATGCTGGCAGTTCTAACCCAGCTAACCTAACTGTTGCAGGTAATAACCTGTTCTTCACTGCTGATAATGGTACAGGCCGGCAATTATGGGGATACAACAATACTACGGGATTCACTCAATTAAATTCTTTCTCTGGTGGTAGTATCTCCAACCCAGCAAATCTTACTAATCTCAACGGACAGCTATACTTTACAGCCTATAACCCAACTTTTGGTAATGAACTTTGGACTAGCAATGGTACTCAAGCTGGTACGCAAGTTATTGATGTGAGAGTAGGTGGACTTAGCTCATCACCTGGTAATCTCACTGCTGCTGGTAGTAGGTTATATTTTACGGCAACAGATAGTATAAATGGCACTGAGGTATGGAAATACGAAGCCGGACAAGCTAGTTTAGTTAAAGATGTAACACCTGGTAATAATGGTTTTGGGCCTGATAATCTCATAGCTGTTGGTAGTAACTTGTACTTTGTCACAGACAGCAATAATGATTTTCAGCAAGAACTGTGGAAAACAGACGGCACTAGCGGTGGAACTATCCAAGTTAGTGGCAGTATTACTGGTGTTGGTGGATTTAATTTCAAAGCGATCGCCGATACTCTCTACTTTACTGCCTATAGCGCTGCAAATGGCTTGGAACTCTGGAAAAGTGATAATTCCGGCACTGCATTAGTCAAAGATATTTGGGTTGGTAGTGAACCCAATAGTAGTCTTCCTACTAGCCTGGTCAATTTTAATGGCTCCCTATATTTTGCTGCGTCTGATGGCACTAGTAGGGAATTGTGGAGCAGCGACGGCACAGATGTAGGTACGCGCAAGGTTAGCAATATTAACACCACAGGCAATGCTAACCCTGCCCATCTGACTGTCGTTGGTACGCGGCTGTTCTTCACCGCCACGACCGGGGCTAACGGTACAGAATTGTGGGTTATTTAA
- a CDS encoding fimbrial biogenesis chaperone has translation MFYKYTNIALGLLGALALGVSPATALNIGLSPSRIEMELNNKTRSQSVRILNLSSKPVELKVSVGSWALNQDNKLQDVASSEQSLAQWIVFTPSRFKIPAGGAQTIRFAVRPRVQPKNGEHRAMLYLEEVRPGNQPQPKAKTVRLIFRAGVAIYGYVGEVKRVGVVNAVTVDTKTKTPNAVFDISNQGNAYVRLQGQYTIWPAAKYPGAKATSVVANVDKPGAKLPENILDTGSLPNTPVLPGDRRRILLPITKKLAPGNYVLDLNGDLNGVGIDKGIPFTVPTPGSVEAKNPANSQNLRNNLRSR, from the coding sequence ATGTTTTACAAATATACAAATATAGCCTTGGGGCTACTTGGGGCATTAGCTTTAGGAGTTTCTCCTGCTACAGCACTGAATATTGGTCTTTCTCCTTCCCGGATTGAAATGGAACTGAATAACAAAACACGTTCCCAATCAGTACGGATTTTGAACCTTTCGTCTAAACCTGTGGAACTAAAGGTTTCTGTTGGGTCTTGGGCATTGAATCAAGATAATAAGTTACAAGACGTTGCATCTAGTGAGCAATCGTTAGCGCAATGGATTGTTTTTACTCCCTCTAGATTTAAGATTCCCGCAGGTGGCGCTCAAACTATACGCTTTGCTGTTCGTCCGAGAGTACAACCCAAAAACGGCGAACACAGAGCTATGTTGTATCTGGAAGAGGTTCGTCCTGGTAATCAACCCCAGCCAAAAGCCAAGACTGTCAGGCTCATCTTCAGAGCAGGTGTGGCGATATACGGCTATGTAGGAGAGGTAAAAAGGGTTGGTGTAGTTAATGCTGTAACTGTAGACACCAAAACAAAAACTCCCAATGCAGTATTTGATATTTCTAATCAAGGTAATGCCTACGTGCGCCTGCAAGGTCAATATACTATTTGGCCTGCGGCTAAATATCCAGGAGCAAAAGCTACTAGTGTTGTAGCTAATGTAGACAAACCAGGGGCAAAACTGCCAGAAAATATTTTAGATACAGGTTCGCTACCTAATACACCAGTATTACCTGGCGATCGCCGTCGCATCTTATTACCCATCACTAAAAAGTTAGCTCCAGGCAATTATGTGTTGGATCTTAATGGCGACCTCAATGGTGTAGGGATTGATAAAGGTATACCTTTTACAGTACCAACACCTGGTTCTGTTGAGGCTAAGAATCCTGCTAACTCTCAAAACCTGAGAAATAATCTCCGCAGCAGATAG
- a CDS encoding carboxypeptidase regulatory-like domain-containing protein produces MLYQTPTPPSNVSIVHSENISCKLPVDVSVGQENKVDAIVIAPLAPPESFPAELSTPSFQSSCTQEQPNQQVVAQSVKQPVSSPESANINSAINTAPVHTSDAANVPQTPAGIVNITNTSPAIQSPTNTTNSPQTSAEIANTNNADSKALDEGSIAAARNLLLGVVINGREVGNLDVIQENNTLLIPLLDFAQITGFTVENIGDKTQLKTPAGVVTLLTTELKQINGITYISEVLLKEKLATNIELNSTDLALIVDVPWRRGGTNSNSPVAEIQPEVRPPSTGLSNLRQELQFTNNSGNTGWRSSTLLGGRLNGGSWRVRFENNFVDRPNISEYFFFKRSGRSLYQIGRQQISLNPLLSGVNLTGAQFGYTNLPPNRFNNGYGANELLPRRSQAIQTFRGVVPPASFVQLRVSGIIIAQQQVGLNGEYEFIDINLPPGQSNDLELLVFDRNNPNTPTEIRSLRFNTSDLLLPSGGNIQLAGLGLTGNFIQNALFDDINSNQSGKLTGFYQVRQGLSNNFTLEGAVQLLPETTQAQAGFIWRFASPAILAAGVGTSRGQIGYTADLDVQLDRLQIIGNSELYPSQYLYSSQSRDRFNHSLELKYKFSNNFNLGVVARNRQDQNNGASYVAPTFLFRPLYNLSLSGRPDFQGRYLFNAFYQMSPRSRLSFNSFGDIYTTDFGYNFNREYQLSFGTEFGGDLASRYTLTLNRSASSLRGLSWRLGMAYSDGEVGPIVGANMQLIPGLFARVDYQAIPSRTRSFFGGFGDERLTISLVSDLSFAGGRVAPSDSISMDKSRGGIGGQILVEGGRQGFDLSGSRIRVYNQRNQIMGGAKTDSQGNFFVGSLPEGIYVVELEPEQLPVELSLRKTTIIAEVAGAAVTKLDFPAKIEYGVAGQITDASGKVMPNVEVELVNAEGKPIGTTVTDEFGLYRLDGLPVGKYKLRVPVQDGIANNDALPQLEVAINKEFIYGQNLQLPIAAATKENEEKQQPQEK; encoded by the coding sequence ATGCTTTACCAAACTCCAACACCACCCTCAAACGTCTCTATTGTACATTCTGAGAATATTTCTTGTAAACTACCAGTTGATGTCAGTGTCGGTCAGGAAAATAAGGTAGATGCGATAGTGATCGCTCCTCTAGCTCCACCAGAAAGTTTTCCGGCTGAGTTGTCTACACCTAGCTTCCAGTCTTCCTGTACTCAGGAACAACCAAATCAACAAGTGGTTGCTCAAAGTGTAAAACAACCAGTTTCCTCTCCAGAGTCTGCAAATATTAATTCTGCAATCAATACAGCACCAGTACACACATCTGATGCTGCTAATGTGCCACAAACCCCAGCAGGAATAGTCAATATCACCAATACTTCTCCTGCAATACAATCCCCAACTAATACTACTAATTCGCCACAAACTTCTGCCGAAATAGCAAATACTAACAATGCAGACTCCAAAGCTCTTGATGAAGGTTCTATAGCAGCAGCAAGAAATTTATTACTTGGAGTAGTTATTAACGGGCGAGAAGTTGGTAATTTAGATGTTATACAAGAAAACAATACTTTATTAATTCCATTATTAGATTTTGCTCAAATTACTGGATTTACAGTTGAAAATATAGGTGATAAAACACAGCTAAAAACGCCAGCAGGTGTAGTAACACTACTGACAACTGAGCTTAAGCAAATTAATGGTATCACCTATATTAGCGAGGTCTTATTAAAAGAAAAATTAGCAACAAATATTGAGTTAAATTCTACAGACCTAGCTTTAATTGTTGACGTACCTTGGCGTAGAGGTGGTACAAACTCTAATTCACCTGTAGCTGAAATCCAGCCAGAAGTTCGCCCACCAAGCACCGGTTTATCAAATCTTCGGCAAGAGTTACAATTCACTAATAATTCTGGAAATACAGGTTGGCGAAGTTCTACCCTTTTAGGTGGGCGTTTAAATGGTGGTTCATGGCGAGTAAGGTTTGAGAATAACTTTGTTGACCGACCCAATATTAGTGAGTATTTTTTCTTTAAACGCTCTGGTCGTTCTCTCTATCAAATAGGGCGCCAACAAATTTCATTAAATCCTTTATTGTCAGGTGTTAATTTAACTGGGGCGCAATTTGGTTATACCAATTTACCTCCAAATAGGTTTAATAATGGTTATGGTGCTAATGAACTTTTACCTAGACGTTCACAGGCTATACAAACATTTCGCGGTGTAGTTCCGCCAGCAAGTTTTGTACAGTTACGAGTCAGTGGAATTATAATTGCCCAGCAACAGGTAGGGCTAAATGGAGAATACGAGTTTATTGATATAAATTTGCCTCCTGGCCAAAGCAATGACCTTGAACTATTGGTTTTTGACCGCAACAACCCTAATACACCTACAGAAATTCGTTCTTTGAGGTTTAATACTTCTGATTTATTACTACCATCAGGTGGAAATATTCAGTTAGCAGGTTTAGGATTAACGGGAAATTTTATTCAAAATGCTTTGTTTGATGATATAAATTCTAATCAGTCAGGTAAACTGACGGGATTTTATCAGGTGCGTCAAGGTCTTTCTAATAATTTTACATTAGAGGGGGCTGTACAACTATTACCTGAAACGACACAAGCACAAGCAGGTTTTATTTGGCGCTTTGCATCTCCAGCAATTTTAGCTGCTGGTGTTGGTACTTCTCGTGGTCAAATAGGATATACAGCAGATTTAGATGTTCAGTTAGATCGTTTACAAATCATTGGTAATTCTGAACTATATCCATCACAGTATTTGTATAGTAGTCAAAGTCGCGATCGCTTCAATCATAGTTTAGAACTTAAATATAAATTTAGTAACAATTTTAATTTAGGCGTTGTTGCCCGTAACCGACAGGATCAGAATAACGGAGCCTCATATGTTGCTCCTACCTTTTTATTCCGTCCTTTGTATAACTTATCTTTAAGTGGTAGACCTGATTTTCAAGGACGGTATTTGTTTAATGCTTTCTATCAAATGTCACCGCGAAGCAGACTATCTTTTAACTCTTTTGGTGATATTTACACAACAGATTTTGGTTATAACTTCAACCGAGAGTATCAGTTATCATTTGGTACTGAATTTGGTGGAGATTTAGCTAGTCGTTATACCCTAACACTCAACCGTAGTGCTTCTAGTCTTAGAGGTCTAAGTTGGCGTTTGGGAATGGCTTATAGTGATGGAGAGGTTGGCCCGATTGTAGGTGCTAATATGCAGCTAATTCCTGGCTTATTTGCCAGAGTTGATTATCAAGCTATTCCCTCTAGAACAAGAAGCTTTTTTGGTGGTTTTGGAGATGAACGCCTAACAATATCCTTAGTATCAGATTTGTCTTTTGCTGGCGGTAGAGTAGCTCCATCTGACTCTATATCTATGGATAAATCTCGCGGTGGTATTGGTGGACAAATTTTGGTTGAAGGAGGAAGACAAGGTTTTGATTTAAGTGGCTCTCGTATTCGAGTATATAATCAGCGTAATCAAATTATGGGCGGTGCAAAAACTGACTCGCAAGGTAACTTCTTTGTCGGTAGTTTGCCAGAAGGTATCTATGTGGTTGAACTTGAACCAGAACAGCTACCAGTGGAACTTTCTCTAAGAAAAACAACAATAATTGCTGAAGTAGCAGGTGCTGCTGTAACGAAGTTAGATTTCCCTGCCAAGATAGAATATGGTGTGGCTGGTCAAATTACTGATGCGTCAGGTAAGGTAATGCCAAATGTGGAAGTAGAACTCGTAAATGCTGAAGGCAAACCAATAGGAACCACTGTAACTGACGAGTTTGGTCTTTACCGTCTAGATGGTCTTCCCGTTGGTAAATACAAATTGCGTGTACCTGTTCAAGATGGTATAGCCAACAATGATGCTTTACCCCAATTGGAAGTTGCAATTAATAAAGAATTTATCTACGGACAAAATCTGCAATTACCAATTGCAGCAGCTACTAAAGAAAATGAGGAAAAACAGCAACCTCAAGAAAAATAA
- the ppk1 gene encoding polyphosphate kinase 1, with protein MPKSKKSSNPINLNDPQYYLNRELSWLQFNNRVLHEAFDSRTRLLERLKFLAIFSSNLDEFFMVRVAALQQQVEAKVSQLTPDGRTPQQQLDDIRLSLIPQVTKQHQHFEQEIRPLLARHGIHIVDYINLTSKQRKYLDNYFEDQIFPVLTPLAVDPSHPFPYISNLSLNLAVVVKNPDTEEEFFARVKVPSVLPRFLPLPPELAFQEDGQAANWIGVPLEQAIAHNLDSLFPGMNIQEYHPFRITRDADLALEEDEADDLLLAIEQELRKRRIGGSPVRIEIQSQTPEPIRTRLLQDLDLAEEDVYEVDGLLGLRDLMSFMSLPLPELKDPPRQSVVPPRLQRLREPSLDQDGLEVEEGKDFFSIIREKDLLVHHPYQSFSASVVRFITHAAHDPNVLAIKMTLYRTSGDSPIVNALIAAAENGKQVSVLVELKARFDEENNIYWARRLERVGVHVVYGLVGLKTHCKTVLVVRREKDRMRRYVHIGTGNYNQKTARLYTDLGLFSCREELGADITDLFNFLTGYSRQKSYREVLVAPVNMRDRFLELIRREITNVQNGFSGRIVAKMNSLVDPQIIATLYEASRAGVQIDLIIRGICCLRPGVKDISENIRIISIVGRFLEHSRIYYFHNNAQEEIYIGSADWMRRNLDRRVEVITPIKDTDIAKDLQEILGILLADNRQAWDLQPDGTYIQRHPGEDCPESHSQITLMNMALRSTGIAPNLLDAPKTSAYTDS; from the coding sequence ATGCCTAAATCAAAAAAAAGTTCTAATCCGATTAATTTAAACGATCCGCAATACTATCTTAACCGAGAGTTAAGCTGGTTACAATTCAACAATCGGGTTTTACACGAGGCTTTTGACTCGCGCACACGGCTATTGGAAAGACTCAAGTTTTTAGCCATCTTCAGTTCTAACTTAGATGAGTTTTTCATGGTGCGGGTTGCGGCTTTACAACAGCAGGTAGAAGCAAAAGTTAGCCAGTTAACACCAGATGGACGCACACCCCAACAACAACTAGATGACATTCGCCTTAGTCTGATACCCCAAGTCACAAAACAGCATCAACATTTTGAGCAAGAAATCAGACCCCTGTTAGCTCGGCATGGTATCCATATTGTTGATTACATTAACTTAACTTCTAAGCAACGCAAGTATCTAGATAACTATTTTGAAGATCAAATCTTTCCAGTCCTCACACCCTTAGCTGTTGACCCCAGCCACCCTTTCCCCTACATTTCCAATCTCAGCTTGAATTTGGCTGTGGTGGTGAAAAACCCCGATACAGAAGAAGAATTTTTTGCCAGAGTCAAAGTCCCTAGCGTCCTCCCACGATTTTTGCCATTACCACCAGAGTTAGCATTTCAAGAAGACGGACAAGCAGCTAACTGGATCGGTGTACCATTAGAGCAAGCGATCGCCCATAATTTAGATTCCCTATTTCCAGGGATGAATATCCAAGAATATCATCCCTTCCGCATTACCCGCGATGCTGACCTTGCCCTGGAAGAAGATGAAGCTGATGATTTACTATTAGCTATAGAACAAGAACTACGCAAAAGACGCATCGGTGGTTCTCCTGTCAGAATCGAAATTCAATCTCAAACCCCAGAACCCATCCGCACACGCTTACTGCAAGACCTCGATCTAGCAGAAGAAGATGTTTACGAGGTAGATGGTTTGCTGGGACTACGGGATTTAATGTCCTTTATGTCTTTACCATTACCAGAACTTAAAGACCCACCCCGCCAGTCGGTAGTACCGCCACGGCTGCAAAGGTTGCGCGAACCAAGCCTAGACCAAGATGGTTTAGAGGTAGAGGAAGGCAAAGACTTTTTTTCGATAATTCGAGAAAAAGATTTATTAGTCCACCATCCCTATCAGTCTTTTTCTGCTTCCGTTGTGCGCTTCATCACCCATGCAGCCCATGACCCGAATGTCTTAGCCATTAAGATGACCTTGTATAGGACTTCAGGAGATTCGCCCATAGTTAACGCCCTAATTGCGGCGGCGGAAAACGGTAAGCAAGTTTCGGTACTAGTAGAATTAAAAGCCCGGTTTGATGAAGAAAATAATATTTATTGGGCAAGAAGATTAGAAAGAGTTGGGGTTCACGTTGTTTATGGTTTAGTCGGTCTGAAAACCCATTGTAAAACCGTGTTAGTAGTGCGGCGAGAAAAAGATAGAATGCGTCGCTATGTGCATATTGGCACTGGTAACTATAACCAGAAAACAGCACGACTATATACAGATTTAGGATTGTTTAGCTGTCGTGAAGAATTAGGTGCAGATATTACAGATTTATTTAATTTCTTGACTGGTTATTCGCGGCAAAAATCTTATAGAGAAGTATTGGTTGCGCCAGTAAATATGCGCGATCGCTTTTTGGAATTAATTCGCCGGGAAATTACCAACGTACAAAATGGTTTTTCTGGGCGCATTGTAGCCAAAATGAACTCCCTTGTAGACCCACAAATTATCGCCACTTTGTATGAAGCTTCCCGTGCGGGAGTGCAAATTGATTTAATCATTCGTGGTATCTGTTGTTTGCGCCCTGGGGTCAAAGACATCAGCGAAAATATTCGCATCATTAGCATCGTTGGCCGCTTTTTAGAACACTCCCGTATTTATTATTTTCATAACAACGCTCAAGAAGAAATTTATATCGGCAGTGCCGATTGGATGCGGCGTAACTTAGATAGAAGAGTAGAAGTAATTACCCCAATCAAAGATACAGATATTGCCAAAGACTTGCAAGAAATTTTAGGCATTTTATTAGCAGATAACCGCCAAGCTTGGGACTTACAACCAGATGGCACTTACATTCAACGCCATCCGGGGGAAGATTGCCCAGAAAGTCACTCACAAATAACGCTTATGAATATGGCACTACGTTCAACCGGAATAGCTCCAAATCTTCTTGATGCACCAAAAACTTCTGCATATACAGACAGTTAA
- a CDS encoding response regulator has translation MLMFSCESSTLKVLVVDDHELTRLTLQLAFSGQENIRVVGLATNGQEAIEMVRNHHPDVIILDLQMPVMDGWSASGHIKAISPNAQILAYSSVEDANLFDINATPNFDVVCKKDVPTKELIALVKQLGQRAGNASAA, from the coding sequence ATGTTAATGTTCTCCTGTGAGTCCTCTACCTTAAAGGTTCTAGTGGTTGACGATCACGAACTGACTCGTTTGACCTTGCAATTAGCTTTTTCTGGTCAGGAAAATATTCGTGTAGTGGGTCTAGCTACTAATGGCCAAGAAGCTATAGAAATGGTAAGAAACCACCATCCTGATGTGATTATTCTAGACTTACAAATGCCAGTTATGGATGGGTGGAGTGCTTCTGGTCATATCAAGGCCATATCTCCCAACGCACAAATACTAGCTTATTCCTCAGTAGAAGATGCAAACCTTTTCGATATCAATGCCACACCTAACTTTGATGTTGTGTGCAAGAAAGACGTACCTACTAAAGAGCTGATTGCTTTAGTCAAACAATTAGGACAACGTGCAGGAAATGCGTCTGCTGCATAA
- a CDS encoding DUF2854 domain-containing protein gives MLRRISLGTLGLSVGSILTIIGFAAYAANNATLNLVGFFYGFPLLLGGLALKANELKPIPFSQQTTPSVLLLREQQATVTQNKIRKDITRYCYGQDAHLDGALSYLGLSRTDEERPEVLSLRETETNGAYTLILEFDSPEISLSEWQQKQEKMTKYFGPGVEVKITQPSEDTIELALITIKEESTANSQ, from the coding sequence ATGTTACGCCGAATCTCTTTGGGAACACTTGGTTTAAGTGTGGGCAGCATATTAACCATAATTGGTTTCGCTGCTTATGCTGCAAATAATGCCACACTCAACTTAGTTGGATTTTTTTACGGGTTTCCCCTCCTACTGGGAGGGCTAGCACTCAAAGCTAACGAACTCAAGCCTATACCTTTTAGCCAACAAACAACGCCATCAGTGCTACTTTTGCGAGAGCAACAAGCAACGGTGACACAAAATAAAATCCGTAAGGATATTACACGATATTGTTATGGGCAAGATGCTCATTTAGATGGGGCGCTGTCTTACTTGGGTTTGAGTCGTACAGATGAGGAAAGGCCAGAAGTTCTCAGTTTACGGGAAACGGAAACTAATGGTGCGTATACTCTGATTCTAGAATTTGACTCGCCGGAAATATCACTGAGCGAGTGGCAACAAAAGCAAGAAAAAATGACCAAATACTTTGGCCCAGGAGTTGAGGTAAAAATTACTCAACCTAGTGAAGACACAATTGAATTAGCTCTTATTACTATTAAGGAAGAATCCACAGCTAACAGTCAATAG
- a CDS encoding chlororespiratory reduction protein 7, with amino-acid sequence MPDPLMYQQDNFVVLETNQPEQFLTVEELLEKLKEELQKIDVSDLPLELQQFDSLQAQAQYLIDTSCDLDVGAGKYLQWYAVRLEK; translated from the coding sequence ATGCCAGACCCATTAATGTACCAACAGGATAACTTTGTTGTCCTCGAAACCAACCAACCAGAACAATTCTTGACTGTTGAAGAATTATTAGAAAAGCTCAAGGAAGAATTACAGAAAATTGATGTTTCCGATTTACCCCTTGAGCTACAACAATTTGATTCTTTGCAAGCCCAAGCCCAATACTTAATAGATACCAGTTGCGATTTAGATGTAGGTGCAGGGAAATATTTGCAATGGTATGCAGTCCGTTTGGAAAAGTAA